In the genome of Phaseolus vulgaris cultivar G19833 unplaced genomic scaffold, P. vulgaris v2.0 scaffold_14, whole genome shotgun sequence, one region contains:
- the LOC137816939 gene encoding uncharacterized protein isoform X1: MERSWEWDDAWMIDTGRVELNPIQIKKSDTRVLNPENPFHSFSSPSPSPCVSPSSSFSESVDSSLPPFIFRTPNQLRYPHRLNSLPISVPSISAGRMKGGRSHRPQSSDPPDEWVDGSWTVDCICGVTFDDGEEMVKCDECGVWVHTRCSRYVKGDDTFACDKCKARHNNNPEETEVAQFLVELPTKTISMDNKKALPSRPRLWTDKPIQDRVHVQGALGGDPSIFSSPSVSSIFSPHLWKACGYVPKKFNFQYKEFPFWSENDDDGKDNVNESLHEQTQAQPQALDNNKNGAGTLVYLSKDGDNNGSALLLDPSSADARSGHAKETETGKFGSEDVPPRFHSEVKKERTLLRPPVVHHSKRSKGDFGSSNSKDRSGKKRVRTTSDREVDPRRRTLHSSKSVFTPTGEAKQVDFYEDRGPRILKADTRSIKNKNLKEIVVQECVSDDYLAADTIMEEPNNNLTTTEDSLEPLYPDMTRHGVSVVDVLAEEKPNHKPPTVVEMSSKTDDAVTSALNQNNVGNASAKEKDGDCSVADNADDSLVVRSAASPQTEGHCSSAPQLVDNQVSQDLDRMRTSSTKCKVKMKREDDIDNFKKPSIFHPSPTSDLKNNEKLSDHKSDVKVNEAPVPTLPSCENKVGSVDISSEVIPADHINKPNELSGDFCPRKQELEGYEGSLETQKVFSETKDGSDSAKDPSKSEALGCPPKVLACVGKSSPTSSTMNSKSLGHDIKSEDTETANPFTKHGVITDCSVQIKNENCISNVARDENPKKSVRERPKSSLNSNSKGLHSSRSVHNSVSKQASSDPRDSVPVSSKSLIHQTASILGSSESNASLPNQKVLQVQNKILSSAPQKVEKLNQTNTATSSKLNQGHVPSVNPSPISNSSMLSDEELALLLHQELNSSPRVPRVPRARHAGSLPQLSSASPTSMLMKRTSGGGKDHYLVSRRKHKDASRDGSGSSRELEDEAKKIEKEKCPSSSDQRKQDMSYMEDAPAREEGLASVTAANSITNNTVSSNSAIANSDPSSPPGDQNLSSMRNSPRNISDDDTATAGRPVHRTLPGLINEIIIMSKGRRMTYEELCNAVLPHWHNLRKHNGERYAYSSHSQAVLDCLRNRQEWARLVDRGPKTNSNRKRRKLEAEESDDNGYGKGRTPKEAEGKNFELQKEEFPKGKRKARKRRRLALQGRAVKDVRRRQKADSLTDEDVGPFSNSSEESMFSEDEIQVGRICPAGSTSDEAGSA; this comes from the exons ATGGAGAGAAGCTGGGAATGGGATGATGCATGGATGATAGATACGGGTCGGGTTGAATTGAATCCgatccaaataaaaaaatcagaTACCAGAGTACTCAACCCCGAAAATCCCTTTCATTCTTTCTCTTCACCTTCGCCATCTCCTTGTGTGTCCCCTTCTTCCAGTTTCAGTGAGAGCGTAGATTCTTCTCTTCCTCCTTTTATCTTCCGCACTCCGAATCAATTGCGATACCCTCACCGGCTGAACTCGCTCCCCATTTCTGTGCCCTCAATCAGCGCGGGCAGAATGAAAGGGGGGCGATCGCACCGCCCTCAGAGCTCTGACCCACCGGATGAGTGGGTGGACGGCTCGTGGACGGTGGATTGCATCTGCGGCGTGACCTTCGATGACGGCGAGGAGATGGTGAAGTGCGACGAGTGCGGCGTGTGGGTCCACACCCGCTGCTCGCGGTACGTGAAGGGCGACGACACCTTCGCCTGCGACAAGTGCAAGGCCAGGCACAACAACAACCCGGAGGAGACCGAGGTGGCGCAGTTCCTCGTGGAACTCCCCACCAAAACCATCTCCATGGACAACAAAAAGGCCCTCCCCTCTAGGCCCAGGCTCTGGACCGATAAGCCCATCCAGGACCGGGTCCACGTCCAGGGCGCACTCGGAGGTGACCCTTCCATCTTTTCCTCTCCCTCTGTCTCCTCGATTTTCTCCCCTCACCTCTGGAAGGCCTGTGGGTACGTTCCCAAGAAGTTTAATTTTCAGTACAAGGAGTTTCCCTTCTGGAGCGAAAACGATGATGATGGTAAGGATAACGTTAACGAGAGTTTACACGAACAAACACAAGCTCAACCACAGGCACTGGATAATAACAAGAATGGGGCTGGGACTCTTGTTTATTTGTCTAAAGACGGTGATAATAATGGTTCTGCTCTTCTATTGGATCCTTCATCTGCTGATGCGAGATCTGGCCACGCCAAGGAAACCGAAACGGGCAAGTTTGGCAGCGAGGATGTGCCGCCACGTTTCCACAGTGAGGTGAAGAAGGAGAGGACTCTGCTGAGACCTCCTGTTGTTCATCACAGTAAGCGCAGCAAAGGGGATTTCGGGTCTTCAAATTCAAAAGACCGTAGCGGGAAGAAGCGGGTTAGGACTACTTCTGAcagagaggtggatcccaggaGGAGAACTCTGCATTCTTCTAAATCAG TATTTACACCCACTGGTGAGGCGAAACAAGTGGACTTTTATGAGGACAGAGGACCAAGGATTTTAAAGGCTGACACTCGGAGCATAAAGAATAAAAACTTGAAAGAAATAGTTGTTCAAGAATGTGTTTCTGATGATTATTTGGCTGCTGATACCATCATGGAGGAGCCAAATAATAACCTAACAACTACGGAGGATTCTTTGGAACCATTATATCCTGACATGACTAGGCATGGTGTTTCTGTTGTAGATGTACTAGCAGAAGAGAAGCCTAATCATAAACCTCCTACTGTGGTGGAGATGTCTTCTAAGACTGATGATGCCGTTACATCAGCTTTAAATCAGAATAATGTTGGAAATGCTTCAGCTAAAGAAAAG GATGGGGATTGCTCAGTAGCTGATAATGCAGATGATAGTTTAGTAGTAAGAAGTGCTGCAAGTCCTCAAACAGAAGGTCATTGCAGTTCTGCTCCACAGCTCGTGGATAACCAAGTTTCTCAAGATCTTGACCGCATGCGTACAAGCTCTACAAAATGCAAAGTTAAGATGAAGAGGGAAGATGACATTGATAATTTTAAGAAGCCCTCAATTTTTCATCCTTCTCCTACCAGTGATCTTAAAAACAATGAAAAACTATCTGATCACAAATCTGATGTTAAAGTGAACGAAGCACCAGTTCCTACTTTACCATCATGTGAAAATAAGGTCGGCAGTGTTGACATTTCATCCGAAGTAATACCTGCTGATCATATCAATAAGCCCAATGAATTATCTGGTGATTTTTGTCCTAGAAAACAAGAACTGGAGGGTTATGAAGGTTCCTTGGAAACACAAAAGGTATTTTCTGAAACAAAAGATGGTTCAGATTCTGCTAAAGATCCATCAAAATCTGAAGCACTCGGATGTCCACCTAAAGTGCTAGCATGTGTTGGAAAGTCATCTCCAACTTCGTCAACCATGAACTCCAAATCATTGGGTCATGATATCAAATCTGAAGATACTGAAACTGCTAATCCTTTTACGAAGCATGGAGTGATTACTGATTGTAGTGTTCAGATAAAGAATGAAAATTGTATAAGTAATGTTGCCAGGGATGAAAATCCAAAGAAGTCTGTTAGAGAGCGGCCAAAATCCTCCTTGAATTCCAATTCAAAGGGATTGCATTCAAGCAGGAGTGTGCATAATTCTGTCTCCAAGCAAGCGAGTTCAGATCCGAGAGATTCTGTTCCTGTATCTTCTAAGTCTTTGATACATCAGACTGCAAGTATATTAGGCTCTAGTGAGTCCAATGCATCATTGCCCAATCAGAAGGTTCTACAAGTTCAGAATAAGATTTTATCTTCAGCACCACAGAAAGTTGAAAAACTTAACCAAACAAACACCGCCACTTCCTCTAAGTTGAACCAAGGTCATGTGCCGTCAGTGAATCCTTCTCCAATATCAAATTCTTCAATGTTAAGTGATGAAGAG CTCGCTCTGCTATTGCACCAAGAACTGAATAGTTCACCCCGTGTACCTCGAGTACCACGAGCACGCCATGCAGGTAGCTTGCCCCAGCTGAGTTCTGCTAGTCCTACAAGCATGCTAATGAAGCGTACATCGGGTGGAGGAAAGGATCACTATTTG GTATCTAGACGGAAACACAAGGATGCATCTAGAGATGGGTCTGGAAGTTCTCGTGAACTGGAAGATGAAGCTAAAAAGATAGAGAAGGAGAAGTGTCCATCCTCTTCTGATCAGAGGAAACAAGATATGTCATATATGGAAGATGCTCCTGCAAGGGAAGAAGGCCTTGCATCTGTGACAGCAGCAAACTCCATCACAAACAACACGGTTTCTTCCAATTCTGCAATTGCAAACAGTGACCCATCCTCTCCTCCCGGTGATCAGAATCTATCATCTATGCGTAACTCACCTAGGAATATCTCTGATGATGATACAGCGACTGCTGGAAGGCCAGTTCATCGCACCTTACCTG GTTTAAtcaatgaaattattattatgagcAAAGGCAGGCGCATGACCTATGAGGAACTCTGTAATGCTGTTCTACCG CACTGGCATAACTTGAGGAAACACAATGGTGAGCGATATGCATACTCAAGTCACTCCCAGGCTGTTCTTGATTGTTTGAGGAACCGGCAAGAATGGGCAAGGTTGGTTGATCGTGGTCCAAAG ACAAATTCTAATAGAAAAAGGCGTAAGCTGGAGGCTGAAGAATCTGATGATAATGGATATGGCAAGGGAAGAACTCCGAAAGAGGCTGAAGGGAAGAACTTTGAGTTGCAAAAGGAAGAGTTCCCCAAAGGCAAGCGTAAAGCTCGAAAACGTAGACGCCTCGCTCTTCAGGGAAGAGCAGTGAAGGATGTGAGGAGGAGACAAAAAGCTGACTCCCTAACGGATGAGGATGTTGGTCCATTCTCCAATTCTAGTGAAGAGAGCATGTTCAGTGAAGATGAAATTCAGGTTGGCAGAATATGCCCAGCAGGAAGTACATCAGATGAGGCAGGTAGTGCCTAA
- the LOC137816939 gene encoding uncharacterized protein isoform X2 → MIDTGRVELNPIQIKKSDTRVLNPENPFHSFSSPSPSPCVSPSSSFSESVDSSLPPFIFRTPNQLRYPHRLNSLPISVPSISAGRMKGGRSHRPQSSDPPDEWVDGSWTVDCICGVTFDDGEEMVKCDECGVWVHTRCSRYVKGDDTFACDKCKARHNNNPEETEVAQFLVELPTKTISMDNKKALPSRPRLWTDKPIQDRVHVQGALGGDPSIFSSPSVSSIFSPHLWKACGYVPKKFNFQYKEFPFWSENDDDGKDNVNESLHEQTQAQPQALDNNKNGAGTLVYLSKDGDNNGSALLLDPSSADARSGHAKETETGKFGSEDVPPRFHSEVKKERTLLRPPVVHHSKRSKGDFGSSNSKDRSGKKRVRTTSDREVDPRRRTLHSSKSVFTPTGEAKQVDFYEDRGPRILKADTRSIKNKNLKEIVVQECVSDDYLAADTIMEEPNNNLTTTEDSLEPLYPDMTRHGVSVVDVLAEEKPNHKPPTVVEMSSKTDDAVTSALNQNNVGNASAKEKDGDCSVADNADDSLVVRSAASPQTEGHCSSAPQLVDNQVSQDLDRMRTSSTKCKVKMKREDDIDNFKKPSIFHPSPTSDLKNNEKLSDHKSDVKVNEAPVPTLPSCENKVGSVDISSEVIPADHINKPNELSGDFCPRKQELEGYEGSLETQKVFSETKDGSDSAKDPSKSEALGCPPKVLACVGKSSPTSSTMNSKSLGHDIKSEDTETANPFTKHGVITDCSVQIKNENCISNVARDENPKKSVRERPKSSLNSNSKGLHSSRSVHNSVSKQASSDPRDSVPVSSKSLIHQTASILGSSESNASLPNQKVLQVQNKILSSAPQKVEKLNQTNTATSSKLNQGHVPSVNPSPISNSSMLSDEELALLLHQELNSSPRVPRVPRARHAGSLPQLSSASPTSMLMKRTSGGGKDHYLVSRRKHKDASRDGSGSSRELEDEAKKIEKEKCPSSSDQRKQDMSYMEDAPAREEGLASVTAANSITNNTVSSNSAIANSDPSSPPGDQNLSSMRNSPRNISDDDTATAGRPVHRTLPGLINEIIIMSKGRRMTYEELCNAVLPHWHNLRKHNGERYAYSSHSQAVLDCLRNRQEWARQILIEKGVSWRLKNLMIMDMAREELRKRLKGRTLSCKRKSSPKASVKLENVDASLFREEQ, encoded by the exons ATGATAGATACGGGTCGGGTTGAATTGAATCCgatccaaataaaaaaatcagaTACCAGAGTACTCAACCCCGAAAATCCCTTTCATTCTTTCTCTTCACCTTCGCCATCTCCTTGTGTGTCCCCTTCTTCCAGTTTCAGTGAGAGCGTAGATTCTTCTCTTCCTCCTTTTATCTTCCGCACTCCGAATCAATTGCGATACCCTCACCGGCTGAACTCGCTCCCCATTTCTGTGCCCTCAATCAGCGCGGGCAGAATGAAAGGGGGGCGATCGCACCGCCCTCAGAGCTCTGACCCACCGGATGAGTGGGTGGACGGCTCGTGGACGGTGGATTGCATCTGCGGCGTGACCTTCGATGACGGCGAGGAGATGGTGAAGTGCGACGAGTGCGGCGTGTGGGTCCACACCCGCTGCTCGCGGTACGTGAAGGGCGACGACACCTTCGCCTGCGACAAGTGCAAGGCCAGGCACAACAACAACCCGGAGGAGACCGAGGTGGCGCAGTTCCTCGTGGAACTCCCCACCAAAACCATCTCCATGGACAACAAAAAGGCCCTCCCCTCTAGGCCCAGGCTCTGGACCGATAAGCCCATCCAGGACCGGGTCCACGTCCAGGGCGCACTCGGAGGTGACCCTTCCATCTTTTCCTCTCCCTCTGTCTCCTCGATTTTCTCCCCTCACCTCTGGAAGGCCTGTGGGTACGTTCCCAAGAAGTTTAATTTTCAGTACAAGGAGTTTCCCTTCTGGAGCGAAAACGATGATGATGGTAAGGATAACGTTAACGAGAGTTTACACGAACAAACACAAGCTCAACCACAGGCACTGGATAATAACAAGAATGGGGCTGGGACTCTTGTTTATTTGTCTAAAGACGGTGATAATAATGGTTCTGCTCTTCTATTGGATCCTTCATCTGCTGATGCGAGATCTGGCCACGCCAAGGAAACCGAAACGGGCAAGTTTGGCAGCGAGGATGTGCCGCCACGTTTCCACAGTGAGGTGAAGAAGGAGAGGACTCTGCTGAGACCTCCTGTTGTTCATCACAGTAAGCGCAGCAAAGGGGATTTCGGGTCTTCAAATTCAAAAGACCGTAGCGGGAAGAAGCGGGTTAGGACTACTTCTGAcagagaggtggatcccaggaGGAGAACTCTGCATTCTTCTAAATCAG TATTTACACCCACTGGTGAGGCGAAACAAGTGGACTTTTATGAGGACAGAGGACCAAGGATTTTAAAGGCTGACACTCGGAGCATAAAGAATAAAAACTTGAAAGAAATAGTTGTTCAAGAATGTGTTTCTGATGATTATTTGGCTGCTGATACCATCATGGAGGAGCCAAATAATAACCTAACAACTACGGAGGATTCTTTGGAACCATTATATCCTGACATGACTAGGCATGGTGTTTCTGTTGTAGATGTACTAGCAGAAGAGAAGCCTAATCATAAACCTCCTACTGTGGTGGAGATGTCTTCTAAGACTGATGATGCCGTTACATCAGCTTTAAATCAGAATAATGTTGGAAATGCTTCAGCTAAAGAAAAG GATGGGGATTGCTCAGTAGCTGATAATGCAGATGATAGTTTAGTAGTAAGAAGTGCTGCAAGTCCTCAAACAGAAGGTCATTGCAGTTCTGCTCCACAGCTCGTGGATAACCAAGTTTCTCAAGATCTTGACCGCATGCGTACAAGCTCTACAAAATGCAAAGTTAAGATGAAGAGGGAAGATGACATTGATAATTTTAAGAAGCCCTCAATTTTTCATCCTTCTCCTACCAGTGATCTTAAAAACAATGAAAAACTATCTGATCACAAATCTGATGTTAAAGTGAACGAAGCACCAGTTCCTACTTTACCATCATGTGAAAATAAGGTCGGCAGTGTTGACATTTCATCCGAAGTAATACCTGCTGATCATATCAATAAGCCCAATGAATTATCTGGTGATTTTTGTCCTAGAAAACAAGAACTGGAGGGTTATGAAGGTTCCTTGGAAACACAAAAGGTATTTTCTGAAACAAAAGATGGTTCAGATTCTGCTAAAGATCCATCAAAATCTGAAGCACTCGGATGTCCACCTAAAGTGCTAGCATGTGTTGGAAAGTCATCTCCAACTTCGTCAACCATGAACTCCAAATCATTGGGTCATGATATCAAATCTGAAGATACTGAAACTGCTAATCCTTTTACGAAGCATGGAGTGATTACTGATTGTAGTGTTCAGATAAAGAATGAAAATTGTATAAGTAATGTTGCCAGGGATGAAAATCCAAAGAAGTCTGTTAGAGAGCGGCCAAAATCCTCCTTGAATTCCAATTCAAAGGGATTGCATTCAAGCAGGAGTGTGCATAATTCTGTCTCCAAGCAAGCGAGTTCAGATCCGAGAGATTCTGTTCCTGTATCTTCTAAGTCTTTGATACATCAGACTGCAAGTATATTAGGCTCTAGTGAGTCCAATGCATCATTGCCCAATCAGAAGGTTCTACAAGTTCAGAATAAGATTTTATCTTCAGCACCACAGAAAGTTGAAAAACTTAACCAAACAAACACCGCCACTTCCTCTAAGTTGAACCAAGGTCATGTGCCGTCAGTGAATCCTTCTCCAATATCAAATTCTTCAATGTTAAGTGATGAAGAG CTCGCTCTGCTATTGCACCAAGAACTGAATAGTTCACCCCGTGTACCTCGAGTACCACGAGCACGCCATGCAGGTAGCTTGCCCCAGCTGAGTTCTGCTAGTCCTACAAGCATGCTAATGAAGCGTACATCGGGTGGAGGAAAGGATCACTATTTG GTATCTAGACGGAAACACAAGGATGCATCTAGAGATGGGTCTGGAAGTTCTCGTGAACTGGAAGATGAAGCTAAAAAGATAGAGAAGGAGAAGTGTCCATCCTCTTCTGATCAGAGGAAACAAGATATGTCATATATGGAAGATGCTCCTGCAAGGGAAGAAGGCCTTGCATCTGTGACAGCAGCAAACTCCATCACAAACAACACGGTTTCTTCCAATTCTGCAATTGCAAACAGTGACCCATCCTCTCCTCCCGGTGATCAGAATCTATCATCTATGCGTAACTCACCTAGGAATATCTCTGATGATGATACAGCGACTGCTGGAAGGCCAGTTCATCGCACCTTACCTG GTTTAAtcaatgaaattattattatgagcAAAGGCAGGCGCATGACCTATGAGGAACTCTGTAATGCTGTTCTACCG CACTGGCATAACTTGAGGAAACACAATGGTGAGCGATATGCATACTCAAGTCACTCCCAGGCTGTTCTTGATTGTTTGAGGAACCGGCAAGAATGGGCAAG ACAAATTCTAATAGAAAAAGGCGTAAGCTGGAGGCTGAAGAATCTGATGATAATGGATATGGCAAGGGAAGAACTCCGAAAGAGGCTGAAGGGAAGAACTTTGAGTTGCAAAAGGAAGAGTTCCCCAAAGGCAAGCGTAAAGCTCGAAAACGTAGACGCCTCGCTCTTCAGGGAAGAGCAGTGA
- the LOC137816956 gene encoding probable lysophospholipase BODYGUARD 3 → MQMAVMAKARSALALSGRVVNEAVSFVAFCVLDLVDFLLCFVFRAVDLWIEADFRPCYCSSTKEAITSSGNILVSEQGGESKIVSLTSSKLHLEDISDTLYSRPSLVSEVSRLTLAELKRFKLEDPVLHSKRGNSRCSTFTVNTTIVEMLQAKIGRHLSHQIPRWSDCDCKLCTSWISSSSSPPNTKLFVNSQCPTTGEAGEAVVFIHGFISSSLFWSETVFPNFSRAAKSSYRLFAVDLLGFGRSPKPKESMYTLREHLEMIERSVLEAHKVKSFHIVAHSLGCILALALAVKHPQSVKSLTLLAPPFYPVPKGEAQATQYVMRKVAPRRVWPPMAFGASLACWYEHISRVICLLICKNHRIWEFIAKLITRNRVRTFLLEGFFCHTHNAAWHTLHNIICGTAAKIGSYLDAVRENPNCKVTIFHGKNDEVIPVECSYEVQKRIPRAKVIVIDNKDHITIVVGRQKAFARELELIWNTTN, encoded by the exons ATGCAAATGGCTGTAATGGCCAAGGCTAGATCCGCTTTGGCATTGAGTGGGAGGGTTGTGAATGAAGCAGTGAGCTTCGTTGCTTTCTGTGTGCTGGACCTTGTTgattttcttttgtgttttgttttcaGAGCTGTGGACTTGTGGATTGAGGCAGACTTTAGACCCTGCTATTGCTCTTCCACAAAAGAAGCAATCACTAGCAGTGGAAACATCTTGGTCTCTGAGCAAGGTGGAGAATCCAAGATCGTTTCCCTTACCTCATCCAAGCTTCACTTGGAGGATATATCTGACACCCTTTACTCTCGACCCTCTTTGGTCTCTGAGGTTTCAAGACTAACCCTCGCCGAGCTCAAGAGGTTTAAGTTGGAGGATCCTGTTCTTCACTCCAAAAGAGGAAACTCCCGTTGCTCCACCTTCACTGTCAACACCACCATTGTAGAAATGCTCCAGGCCAAAATTGGAAGACACCTCTCTCACCAAATTCCTAGATGGTCTGACTGTGACTGCAAACTATGCACAAGTTGgatctcttcttcttcttcccctCCAAATACTAAACTCTTTGTAAACTCCCAATGCCCCACCACAG GTGAAGCAGGAGAAGCTGTGGTGTTCATACACGGATTCATTTCATCGTCATTATTCTGGAGTGAAACGGTGTTCCCAAACTTTTCCAGAGCAGCAAAGTCGAGTTACCGGTTATTCGCGGTTGATCTGCTGGGGTTTGGGAGGAGTCCAAAGCCGAAAGAATCAATGTACACATTAAGAGAGCATTTGGAGATGATAGAGAGATCAGTGTTGGAGGCCCATAAGGTGAAGTCCTTCCACATTGTGGCCCATTCATTGGGTTGCATTTTGGCACTTGCACTTGCCGTCAAACACCCTCAATCCGTCAAATCACTCACCCTGCTTGCCCCA CCATTCTACCCAGTACCAAAGGGTGAAGCACAGGCCACACAATACGTGATGAGAAAAGTAGCTCCAAGGCGCGTGTGGCCACCCATGGCCTTTGGCGCGTCTTTGGCATGCTGGTACGAACACATATCAAGAGTCATTTGCTTGCTTATCTGCAAAAACCACCGTATCTGGGAATTTATAGCCAAACTCATCACTCGAAACAG GGTGAGGACCTTCTTGCTGGAAGGATTCTTCTGCCACACACACAATGCAGCGTGGCATACCCTACACAACATCATATGTGGAACTGCAGCTAAAATTGGATCCTATTTGGATGCTGTGAGGGAAAATCCAAACTGCAAAGTCACCATATTCCATGGCAAAAACGATGAAGTCATCCCAGTAGAATGCAGCTATGAGGTCCAGAAACGAATTCCACGTGCCAAAGTCATAGTTATTGACAACAAGGATCACATCACTATTGTTGTTGGAAGACAGAAAGCCTTTGCTCGAGAGCTTGAACTCATTTGGAACACCACCAACtag